Below is a window of Camelina sativa cultivar DH55 chromosome 11, Cs, whole genome shotgun sequence DNA.
CCGACGACCACAAAGAAACGGTTCCTTTgccaaacagaaaaaaacactttttttatagaaaatccaaaaaagaaatcgaACAAGGAAAACATAAATCCAAAGCTACATTATATTATCTATTAACTTTCCTTGTTCACTTTCTCGATTTCGAATCTGAGAATTTGTATCTCTCCCTCTCGTTGTGGATTGAGATGATGGAGAGCTTACCAACGACGGTCTCAGCTAAATCAGACCGGCGAGGTAGGTCGTCCAAGTCTCAGAATAACTCCAAGCCCTCTCTTATCTTAGCCTTCTTCTCTTGCCTTGCTTGGCTCTACGTCGCTGGCCGGTAcgtcacttttttcttttatccttttCTCTATTTCCGATTGACTTGTTTCTCGGGAGTGATAATAAAATCTCAGTGATTCTAGATTTGTTCTTCGAATTGCATCCCGAAATCGAATTATTGGAGTTTTAAGAATCGTCATCGTGATAGAACAATGTTTTCGTTCGttgttgttgatagattcaTAGATCTCGCAGATGCTAGATTTATATAATATCAGATATAACTGTATTGCAATGTGTTTTTCGGGTTGGTATCAGTTGATTCTGATCTCTATTATGGTGGTGTTTGTTTCTTACTTGTATTAGGTTATGGCAAGATGCGCAGTACAGAGCAGCACTCAATACTGTGCTTAAGAATAATTATGATCAGGTTGGTTATTCCTTGTGCCTCTTTTGAAttagaaagttagaaactaGTATCCCTTCAGACGAGTCATTTTCACTAATTAAATGTTTTTGTCTTCAATGTTGATCATGTTCTTTGTGGAGTATAGAGGCCTAAGGTTCTTACGGTGGAGGACAAGCTTGTGGTTCTTGGATGCAAGtaagtttggtttttatttatttatgattgtaTGTTTTTTCTTATCCTGCATGTACTGACTAACACACAATGTAACTGTTTAATAGAGATCTTGAGAGGAGAATTGTTGAAACTGAAATGGAGTTGGCACAGGCAAAGAGTGAAGGCTATCTTAAAAACCAGAAAAGTGTCTCTTCTTCAGGGAAGAAGATGCTTGCTGTTATTGGAGTTTACACAGGCTTTGGAAGTCACTTGAAGCGCAATAAGTTTAGAGGCTCTTGGATGCCACGAGGTAGAATTATCACCTGCTTTGTTTTGGTACGATACATAAGTTTTCTCTTATGAAACTTTCTTCTCTTTAGATGATGCTCTGAAAAAACTTGAGGAAAGAGGAGTTGTCATACGCTTTGTGATTGGTCGGAGGTTTTCCTACTCACTTTCGTCTTCATTtctttagaattttgttttcaattgcAAAGTTTTTCACGGTCTAATGTTAATGCTTTATAAATTGCCAGTGCTAACCGAGGTGATAGCCTAGATAGGAAAATTGACGAAGAAAATCGTGCAACTAAAGACTTTTTGATTCTTGTAAGTAACGATaactcttttgcttctttttgttgCCTGCTTATTTAAATTTCGTCTTACTGATGTGGCTTCCAATCTATATTTTCTCTCGAAATATGATGGATTATTAGGAGAATCACGAGGAAGCCCAAGAAGAGTTACCGAAGAAAGTGAAGTTCTTCTACAGTGCTGCTGTTCAGAATTGGGATGCAGAGTTTTATGTCAAAGTTGATGACAACGTGGACCTAGATCTTGGTAATACTTTCTCTTTCATGTCTTTGTCTTGCAAAGCTATTTTTGGTCCAATCAGAATAGCAACGATGTCCTTGAGTGACATGTTTTCGATCTAACAGAGGGGATGATTGGGCTTCTTGAAACCCGCCGTGGTCAAGATGGTGCTTACATTGGGTGCATGAAGTCTGGAGATGTGATTACTGAAGAGTTCGTATATTCTCTACTATCTTCAGTTCACATAATTGAGACTTCTAAGCTGTGACTATGAACATTCTCATTCTCATATTTTATGGGTGATTTCTTTGTGGTATACAGGGGAAGTCAATGGTATGAGCCTGAGTGGTGGAAATTTGGGGATGACAAATCGTAAGTGTCTTGTACCTCAGAAGTCTTCTAGTTTATGTTAAGCCCTCGTGACCTGTGTTGTGTGTACTCAATTTATTTATTCGGTCTATATAGGTACTTCCGTCATGCAACTGGTTCGCTTGTAATACTCTCCAAAAATCTGGCTCAGTATATCAATATAAACAGGTGAGGTTTCACATTTTGGCAGAAGATTTAGTCTCACAAAGAGTATATATGTCACACAAACCTAAGTTCATAATCATGGTTTATATCTTTCCTCGGTGTACATATAAATGTAGTGGATTGTTGAAGACCTATGCGTTTGATGATACCACAATTGGATCATGGATGATTGGCGTCCAGGCAACATATATAGACGACAATCGCCTTTGCTGCAGCAGCACAAGACAAGGTGTGAATACTAAAATCTCTCACAAAAATTATTCTCATGATTAACTGAAGAATGcttaggttttgttttgtgatgttAGACCACAAATCATTTGGTCTTAGCAGCAGCTTGTTAAATTTACAACCAATGTAAATCTGTTTATTTTGCAGAAAAAGTATGTTCCATGGCATGATCGATGCATAGCTGATCCTCTTGGCCCCAAGCAAAGTNGGTGAGGTTTCACATTTTGGCAGAAGATTTAGTCTCACAAAGAGTATATATGTCACACAAACCTAAGTTCATAATCATGGTTTATATCTTTCCTCGGTGTACATATAAATGTAGTGGATTGTTGAAGACCTATGCGTTTGATGATACCACAATTGGATCATGGATGATTGGCGTCCAGGCAACATATATAGACGACAATCGCCTTTGCTGCAGCAGCACAAGACAAGGTGTGAATACTAAAATCTCTCACAAAAATTATTCTCATGATTAACTGAAGAATGcttaggttttgttttgtgatgttAGACCACAAATCATTTGGTCTTAGCAGCAGCTTGTTAAATTTACAACCAATGTAAATCTGTTTATTTTGCAGAAAAAGTATGTTCCATGGCATGATCGATGCATAGCTGATCCTCTTGGCCCCAAGCAAAGTCACGACGGTTTCTCATTGCATTCATGGTGCTTCGATCCTCTTTGAAGCAAATTCTTGGACCCGAAACCAAATTTATAATTCGTTTTGTTAGAATGAGTATGATTAGGCCATTTGTTACAGTTTGTGATTAGGACACATCCCTTGAGCTTTGGAGTAAGAAAATGGGGGAATGGTATAGTTGTGAATGAAGTATAATTTTTCCGTTGTTTATCATTTCTCCGTCCATTTTAGCTCAATCTCTGAGaagactttttattttgttattttctggttaataatatcaaaatagtATGTGTAGATAGATGTAAATGACAATATAATTCAAATATTAACAGAATATCTCATACGTCAATTTTTGAATGTGTTAATGAATTTATAGtggaaataaaaattataaagttctAAACatgacaataaaatttaaagtggAACAGATTTGAAAACTTGCTGATAAAACAAAAACGGCCGGCTCTCATTTGCCTAATTTCATGCGTTATTCAACTGGTTTAACATAACCAAAGAAGTTCAACACACGACTTGAATCGGTACAGAAAATATTACATGGTGGAGGTGGGACTcaaataatacaacaaaaatattttaagcaCCACATAAATATACTTCCTTTATACAACAAAGAAAAGTACTTCAAAAGTTGTACTTCAAATTCAGAATCCTACCAAAATAGTTTTGACTCAAATAAACATTGCGGTCAAAGAATTAGCTTCAGcctttaaacaaaacaaaggcaATAACTTTAACCTAATAATTGAATAaacctttaaacaaaattattagtttCCATACCATAGGTTTTCTATTTTCATACCATAAGTTATGACTAAATTGCAACAAGTAAGTTAAAGTCATgactatccaaaaaaaaattgtaatatataaattaacaccAACGCCTCCCTATAAAAAAGACGAACATCACATTTGAACACCCACCACAATACTCATAGTTACTACGTACGTTTTCCAAAattctttgagaaaaaaaaactccaaagaAGGACAAACAATGGCATCAAACGCTTGCAAACTCCTTTGCCTTGTTCTAGTCTTCGCATTCATCAACCaaggtatatttatatacacTATTCATACAAACACAATTATATTATAGTATCAAATTcgtattatatattatattatataattcaaattcaaattatattatattatgtaattaaaaagaaaatttatatatctttgttattacataaaggaaattaatatataactttgtttATCCTTGGGAAATTTGGAAGGGTATGGAGACTGTCATCTAAATTACCTATCAGTGAAACAATCGAAGACCGGAAAAATGATTGAGAACAAACCGGAGTGGGAAGTGAGAGTAAGGAACCCTTGTATTAGGTGCAAATTCCAGTACGCAAAGTTGTTATGTGTCGGTTTCAAATCGGTCACTCCCGTCCCTACCTCGTCGTTGTCGAAATCAGGCGACATTTGTCTCCTCAACGCCGGTAATTTCATCTTCCCGCACGTGGACTTCGTTTTCAAATACGTATGGGACACCAGCTTCGACCTCAAGGTCATCGACGGCGTCATCGTTTGCccttaaatttaatttctacCCGTCTTTTTCGGTTTGATTCCGTTTTGGttcatgtttgttttgttgttcatTGGGCATATGAAACTGATGATACTTACCTAACTGTTGTCCTAATCATTAGTTTACGGATTAATAAAGATGCTCGTTATTATACTATTGCTTACCTTTTCTGTTAATTTTTCAATTCACTTTATGTTAATACTGGAGATATCAGAAACGACTTACGTCACGTAACATTCGTgtttgcattattttttttttggagtaatTTTAGTGTTTAGATGGTTATTCAGGTCAAACATgcgaataaataaataaaaagaacagTCAAACGGTGAAAAACATAGAAAATGAGACTTCTATAGATGTTTATAACAAACAAGTGGCAATTTCTCATAGATTCTTATCTTATTAGGCCCAATGGTTCCCTACTTACTTCCCTTCCATTCCCTTCCCTTCCCTATATAAATACTAGAATCACAATTTATACTCATATATTGACTGATTGctacattttctaaaatctctaCTAGATCATCCAAAGGTCAGGCAATGACAACAAAGGCTTGCAAATTCCTTTGCCTCGTTCTCTTCTTTGCCTTTGTCACCCAAGGTACGTATATATATCGTGAACACGATTATCTTATTCATATTATTCTCATTTAGTGTTGTTAATCAGACAATAATTTGTCTTTTCCTTGGAATATAATTAGGGTATGGGTCTGACGCCGGTAATTTTTATTCTCTCAAGAGCCTTTCGGTGAAACAATCGAAGACCGGAAAAATGGTAAAGAACAAACCGGAGTGGGAAGTGAAAGTGATGAATTCGTCTCCCTGCTATTTCACTTTCACAACGATGTCATGTGTCGGTTTCCAATCGGTCACTCCCATCCCCGATTCCGTGGTATCCAAGTCCGGTGATATCTGTCTCCTCTACAAAGACTCGGCGTTCCATGACTTCAGTTTCAAGTACGTATGGGACACGAGCTTCGACCTCAAGATCCTCTCCGGCAGCATCGCTTGCTCTTGATATTTTCTACCCGGTTTGATCCGGTCTTGCTTCAGTTCATGTTATTTTACTTACTTGGGCATATATgtaattgatgatttttgttGGCTTAAACAAAAAGTTGTCAGATTCATCTGCTTGAGATTAATAAAGACTTTTCAAACAAAAGTTtgctatttaattatttgcatgaGAAGAGAAACCAAGAATTAGAACCGGGTAATAAACCTCGAGAGTTGAGAATATATATTAACCACGAGGAGATGAAACGATCTAGACAAAATACTGAAACCCTAGAGAAGAAACGAAGAGTCGAGAGAGTTTCAGTTGAACGATTCAAAAGGCAATAAGATCCACTGGCTCCTCATGAAGTACAGTTTAAATGGTCATTCGCCATGATATGAACGATAGAATTCAGAAGCTGTTTAATTACAagtctaaattaaaataatgcaAACACGAACGTTACGTGACGTAAGTCGTAACTGATCATCTTCATGTCAGCAAAGAGAGGAAACATGCACCGTCCAATAGTGTAAACTCatttaagaagaaaatgaaTTCTTAGAGAAAAGAtatgtattaatattaaattaatctttaaaacggtttaaattaataaaacaaataataaatacactatTTTGGATTCAACGTTTACATTAAgagttaaattatttaaatttatttaaatttattagtctcatattaatttaaatttaaattatttaaatttaacatttttagatttaggatttgattttagaCTATATGATTAACTTATTAcagtatatattaatttattagtctcatattaatgatttatatatatatatatatatatatatatttaacaactTTAAACAATTACTTGATTATAgtatagtattattttctttctttactttttcttctttttattgtcCTTTTTCGTCTAAAATATGTTACTCTAGTTTTATGAAACCAAGCATCGTATCTACATAATTTAAGGCAGCAACAGAGAATTAAACATATGAAATGTATATAAATTGGAGTCGCTCAtctctcgttctctctctctccataaacacaagtaacaacaacaaattgaCAATGGTATTTGCCCgtaaatgttttgttgtttttctcgTTCTCTCTATGTTCTCTCAAGG
It encodes the following:
- the LOC104721622 gene encoding uncharacterized protein LOC104721622; translated protein: MASNACKLLCLVLVFAFINQGYGDCHLNYLSVKQSKTGKMIENKPEWEVRVRNPCIRCKFQYAKLLCVGFKSVTPVPTSSLSKSGDICLLNAGNFIFPHVDFVFKYVWDTSFDLKVIDGVIVCP
- the LOC104721623 gene encoding uncharacterized protein LOC104721623; amino-acid sequence: MTTKACKFLCLVLFFAFVTQGYGSDAGNFYSLKSLSVKQSKTGKMVKNKPEWEVKVMNSSPCYFTFTTMSCVGFQSVTPIPDSVVSKSGDICLLYKDSAFHDFSFKYVWDTSFDLKILSGSIACS
- the LOC104721619 gene encoding hydroxyproline O-galactosyltransferase HPGT2 codes for the protein MMESLPTTVSAKSDRRGRSSKSQNNSKPSLILAFFSCLAWLYVAGRLWQDAQYRAALNTVLKNNYDQRPKVLTVEDKLVVLGCKDLERRIVETEMELAQAKSEGYLKNQKSVSSSGKKMLAVIGVYTGFGSHLKRNKFRGSWMPRDDALKKLEERGVVIRFVIGRSANRGDSLDRKIDEENRATKDFLILENHEEAQEELPKKVKFFYSAAVQNWDAEFYVKVDDNVDLDLEGMIGLLETRRGQDGAYIGCMKSGDVITEEGSQWYEPEWWKFGDDKSYFRHATGSLVILSKNLAQYININSGLLKTYAFDDTTIGSWMIGVQATYIDDNRLCCSSTRQEKVCSMA